The Magnolia sinica isolate HGM2019 chromosome 9, MsV1, whole genome shotgun sequence sequence ATCTTGACACCGTGTTCCAAATTCTCTCCTTGCTGATTCAACTTCAGTGCAATGAGAGATGGGAATATGAAACCCAATGAGACAGCCGTCGTTGCACCTGTAAACTTGAAAGCCACCCAAATGTTGGGTATCATTGTGGACGCAAGGTAAATAAGAGCTAACAGGACTACTGTCAATGTCAATGACCGCTTTCGACTCTCCGTGAGCGGAGCCGATCCCTTGAATGCCAATGCATCTACCGTTTGCCTCAGAGAGAAATGGATAACAGGAAAAACAAGTACTAAATGAAGAACATACCCGACTCGGACAATGTAATTCAAAACTGAACTGAAAGGGATTCCGTTGTCCCTGTCGAAATTGGTCAGTATATCTGACTCAGTCTGTTCCCCAAACAACAGATAACCTGATATAGCTGTTGCAGCATAGACCACAATGCACAAAACTGTGGTGATCCTGCCAACCTGATTCATCTTCTTAGGGGATCTGCCTTCAAGCTCATTATAGATTGGCTGGACATTAAAATGGCACACGTATGCATTCGTCATTATTGGAATGACAACAAGGAGATCCAAAATCGCTTTCTTTGACCCAATATCCGGGCCCCACCTTGGAGCTTCTGCTTGTCCTTCGATGATCTTAATCATTGCAATCACGCAAGTAACAACCACAAAAACCACCGCGAGAGCCACAGAGGCGGCTGAAGTCAAGCTCAGTGAATCAATCCTCTCCAGTGAGCAAAGGGGCGCCAGGAAAATGACCAAGATGATGAAAATCACAACCTGCCGATCATCCCAGAACCCATGTCCTAGCCATTGTTCCATAACGCCATTGTGACCGGGCGACCCCGACATGACGTCACCGACAATTATCAAATAGACGACCAAGACACCTGCATTATTGATAATTATACAGATCTCTGATATGATCCTAGCTGGCCGCCCCAAGGCGAATTGGACAATTTCCCCATAGGACGATGCCTTCCGAAGGACGGAGAACCGGATGAGCAATTCGACGCTGATTTCCGAGAGAATTCCCATGAGAATTATCAGGGTGAATCCAAGCGCAAGGCCGAGGACCTTCGTGGTGGCAGGGAGGGCCATAAGCCCGGCGCCAATGATCGACGTGGTGAGATTGAAGACAGCACCCGGGATGCCTGACCCATTCCCGGCATGATCAACAATGAGAGGGAACTCATCGGTGCCATCCTCATCGTCGAGAGGCTCAAGATGGACAGCAGGATTGTCCTTTCCTTTGAAAATGGGGAACGAATTGAGGGAAAGATTGGTTGGGTATTCTGGGTTTTTGAGGGATTGGTCGAAGTCAGCGCTTTCATCATGTATTTGCAATTCTATGTAAGAATTTCTAGGAATTGCTGAGTAATTGCTGTCCATTTTCTTTGAAAcggtaaaataaaaaattaaaaaaaattttaaaaaaaatgtgaagagaagctTACAGATTTGGAGATAGAAGAAATTTGgggttttctttctctttcttttttaaattttgaagggtcaaaaacgaaaaaaaaaaagggttttcttGAAATCTAATAGAAAACAATACAAGAGTGGAAGGAAGCTTACATACTTATAGATTGAAGAGATTTCATGggtttttttcctctttctttttgaattttgaagGGTAAAAATGGGTTAAAAAAATATGGGTTTTTTGCAGATCTGAAAGACAAACAATACAAGAATGGAAGGGAACTTACAGATTTGGAGGTTGAAGAGAatttctgttttttgtttttttttactttttgaatttatttattttttttgaaaggagcAGAAACCCTAGATCTTGGGGTTTAACTGCTCTTGAGATGCCTGAAGAACAGAGAAAAAAAACGaatattttctgttttttttttttttttttgaaaagagacTCCGCCCGTTTCGGGGTTTTTGTGTATTCAGGAATTAATATGTACACCCTTATTATTGATAAACTGTACTCGTTTTTGTTAATTGGTAATAaaatagggacgcggattgcgtcctacccccgcccagacgggaatccgtccgggcagggatctgtggggcccaccgtgctgtaattgttttatccactccgttcaaaacttttctcagatcattttaaggtatcgtACTAAAATTgaaggaccacaccaaaggaagatgcactgataatgacacccaccgttgaaacctaagGGCCaaagtgatgtttttttttaccatccaacctattcataaggtcacgtagacgtggatgaagtgaaaacacaaatataagcttaattcgaaacttctccagctcccaagaagtttttaatggtggacgttcaatccctactttgtggtccatttaagccttgtacctacttcattttttggttcacatcttaaaatgatatgaaaatatagttgaacggcgtggataaaaacttacatcacggtgggcgccatagagccctgcccggacggggtaggacgcaatccgcgtccataaaaTAGTACAAGATTATACCACTGTATTACGAAAAGTAtagaaatggttttttttttttttttttttttaggtgagGATGGGTGTGAATGGTGCGTCCCGCAAATTCTGTCCCGTTTTTGTGGTCTCACCGTTGATTGGTTCTTGGGTTTTGTGTGAAGTCAAGGGTGAAACAAGGAGCCTGTACGCAAAGGTTAGGGACGCGGGCCCGGCTGGAGGAACGGACTAaagggctctgtgggacccattatgatgtatatgtttcatccatgccgtacatctattttttcaggtcattttaagattatgagaccaaaaatcagggaGATTTAAGgactgagtggaccacactaaaggaagcagtggtgatattaacgaccaccgttgaaacattcttagtgcccaccatgatgtttatttgccatccaatctaatctATTCGTAAGGTCAAACAAAACTAggctaagggaaaacacaaatgtgagcttgatccgaaacttatgtggcctcagagacatttttaacagtgggcgtttaatccacaccgtatgGTATACTTGAGCCatggctcatttttgggttgaTAAACTGAaacgatatgaaaaaaaaaaaaaagaactgcgtagataaaacccatacatcaacgtggggcccacggagcccctgcctggaccgagtCCGTCTGAGCGTGGGTAACACGCATTCCGCTTGCAAGGGGTGAAGACCAAGACGCAGTGTGTGGATTCGCGCCAGTAGATATTAGAGAGACCACTCGCATCACACGTGCCAAATTAGAACATTTGTCGTGAATCTGGTGTACTCCTTAGGTGAGTGATGCCGTTAGTATTCCATGGTAGGAAATAATAAAGAAGATCAACCGATGGCCTGTGATACACCTGTTTACATGGTTATGGACCGTTGATCTTTGTATCAGGACTTTTCATCTTCCTCGTACATGTGACCTGGTAGAATTCTGGACCAGATCTTtttgatgatgtggtccacttgatggatggaaaCGATTTGGTACATGTTTGTCAGATTGGTACGTTATCTGTCAATACGTCGTTTTCAATCTCTCCAGCACGTGTTATGGAATTTTTTAGCCATCCAGAAGCAGGGTAGACTTCGGTGTGCGTTGACTACCACAGATAAGGCAATCCCGACAACAGAAGTTGTGTGCCGTTGTGAACGCCAGTTTAGCGCACACGCAATCGCTGATTTGATGCTTAATAGCTTACGAGTTTATATTTGGCCATTCAACTGATGGTGGTAGATTGGACGGTTAGATCACTTGTTTGCTGTAATTTGCAGAATGTGCACCCACTGTTATCTGAACGCGGATTGAGACCTACCTATAgatggtcctgtcaggggctctgtggggcccacagtgatgtatatgttttatccatgccgtccggctattttgaaagatcattttaacgtCTGATCTAAAAggaggttgatccaaagcttaagttaaccacaccaaaggaagcagagGAGATTGAAAGCATACCATTAAACACTTCTCGGGGaatccatggaagttttggatcatgtcgatatttatt is a genomic window containing:
- the LOC131254734 gene encoding amino acid transporter AVT6E, which gives rise to MDSNYSAIPRNSYIELQIHDESADFDQSLKNPEYPTNLSLNSFPIFKGKDNPAVHLEPLDDEDGTDEFPLIVDHAGNGSGIPGAVFNLTTSIIGAGLMALPATTKVLGLALGFTLIILMGILSEISVELLIRFSVLRKASSYGEIVQFALGRPARIISEICIIINNAGVLVVYLIIVGDVMSGSPGHNGVMEQWLGHGFWDDRQVVIFIILVIFLAPLCSLERIDSLSLTSAASVALAVVFVVVTCVIAMIKIIEGQAEAPRWGPDIGSKKAILDLLVVIPIMTNAYVCHFNVQPIYNELEGRSPKKMNQVGRITTVLCIVVYAATAISGYLLFGEQTESDILTNFDRDNGIPFSSVLNYIVRVGYVLHLVLVFPVIHFSLRQTVDALAFKGSAPLTESRKRSLTLTVVLLALIYLASTMIPNIWVAFKFTGATTAVSLGFIFPSLIALKLNQQGENLEHGVKILSWVMLVLAVLVSIIGVTGNIYSINSQSE